Genomic window (Paenibacillus sp. 37):
TTCGCTAATATTTCCAATTTAAGTCCGGCCAGTCCAATCTGTTCCGGCGATTTCTTTCCATCGTGTTCTAATCTCATCATATATTTCCTGTGGTAATGTGCCTTTAGCCACAAGGTCGGCATTTTGCTGCCAGCGATTGGGCTTGGCTGTTCCTACAATAGCCGTATCTACTCCTTCGGTACTTAGCGTAAAACGCAGTGCTGTTTCCACCGCTGCCTGGGCATCCTCACCCAGAAAACCATAGTTAAGTTCACTTAAGCGCTTCCAGTATATGAATGGATAAGCCTCTTCCGAAAGTGTTTCATACGTCCAGGCCGCATTGGCAATAGGTCTTTTGGCCATTACTCCCATGTTTCTTTTTCTTGCCTCAGGCAACGTAAGATCAATTGCTTCCTGATCTGCGATATTTAATGAAGTCTCCAGGCTGTCAAATACTCCGGTCTGAATCGCATATAGCGCATCTGTTGTATCCCCACTATATCCGATAAATCTGGTTTTTCCCGTTTCCTTGGCACGTTGCAGTACTTCGATTACTGCTCCTTGTCGGAGTACTTCTTCAGAGCAGCTATGCAAATGGATAACATCCACATAGTCTGTTTTCAGCCGTTTCAGACTGCGTTCAATCGTTTGCTCCAGTACTTTGGCATCCCAATCCGGACCTTCAATCCCGGCAGCATGTCCACATTTGGTGAACAAATAGTAGTCATCACGCCGATGTGACAGCACCTCACCGATTAATTCCTCGCTGTCACCGTAACATTCAGCCGTGTCTATCACGTTTAATCCAGCATCCAGGGCACTATTCAGCAATGTCGCTACATCCGTTTTGGATACATTTTTGCCTATTTCCGCTCCGCCAAATCCAAGTGTACTTACGTTCATGCCAGTATTACCGTACTTGCGCGTTTCCATGGTTATCTTCCTCCAAGTTCAGTGAATTGGGTACAGATAAATAGAAATACAGATTAACTTCAACTTCCCTTATGTTATTACCCATGAGTTGGTTATGCCACCCACTTTTCCAGACTGCACCCAAGTTAATTTATTTAGAAACCATAAATGGACATTCCACCGTCAACCAACAACGTTTGACCCGTTATATATCCCGCTGCATCTGATGCCAGGAATACAACTGGCCCTACCACTTCTTCCAGTTCTCCCACTCGCTGTAGCGGTGTACGACTTACAATTTCCTGCAAATACTGGGGATCATCCAGCAGCTTTTCAGTCAAAGGTGTTCGGAAATACCATGGCCCTACTGAATTGACACGGATTCCATACTTTCCCCATTCCAGTGCGAGCACTTTGGTCATATGAATTAACGCAGCTTTGGTCGCACCATATACAACCCCTGTCCGCAAAGCCGTATGCCCACCTACCGAAGAGATGTTAATGATCTTCCCAGTCCCACGTTCTTTCATATGCTGACCCGCTAATTGCGAAGCAAAAAAAGCCGATTTTAAGTTTGTCTGCATGATGGTCTCCCACTGCTCGTCCGTAACTTCAAGTGCTGGTGTCCGTATGTTCATACCTGCGTTATTCACCAGAATGTCCAGACTACCCATCTCCGAGATCGCCTCTTGAAACGTCTCTTCCAGTTGTTCTTTTGATGTCACATCCGCAGTCAGAGCTAGCGCTTTACGCCCCGTCTGTTCATAGATGTAGGCGGCTGTCTCCTCAATTTCTTTCATTGTTCGGGATACAAGTACAACGTCACTGCCTGACTGGGCAAGTCCTATCGCAACTGCTTTTCCGATCCCTCTCCCCGCGCCTGTCACCAGTGCTGTCTGTCCATCGAGATGGAATGTGGGTACGTTCATGTGACTCACTCCTTCATCAGATTTATAAGTTGAACTAAAGATTATTTACACTGACACTACGATGACAGAATAACCTTCCAATCGCTGTTATCCCCAGATTTTTTGATTCCCTTTTTCCGAAGGGGAAAATCCGGGGATAGCTTATGCTTCCGATGCAGCTTTCTTTCTGAAAGCTTTTAGGCGAACGCTTCGCTTTTTCAGGTTTTTTCTGTCCTCTCCGTTATCGTGTAAATGATTAGTTCAACTTATATCGCATTCATGCAAATACTTGATATGTAAGTAAACCCCGATGGGAATCAGGTTACAAAATACTGGCTTGGATTACCCAGTTCCGGATGGAACTTCTCTCGAAAGCGGCCTCCGGTATAATCCCCTATAATTTTTCGCCAGAACGCCTGCGCAATGACATTGTTACGAACCTGGGTTACTTTCCATCTTCCTGGAAAACGTCTAAACAGCTCATAGGCTGCCCGAGTACCCAATCCACTGCGCCGATATTTTTGCATCACAAAAAACTCAGTCAAATAGTAGTCATTATCCTTACTACCAGGCTCCAATTTCTCCACCAGAGCAAACCCTGCAGGTGCCCCGTCACTTGTAATCAAAAAAGGAAACTTGCGGTCTTCTTCTGCCCAGAATGCCTCCAGACCCGGATATTCCGGAAAAATGCCGTTACTGTCCACATCAATATTCAGATATTTGGTAAAATCATATAGATAAAATTGCATTAAATGCCGAATCACCTGACTGCGTTCCCGGGGAACCAGTTCTATTTTCATATTCATCCGGTTCACCTCCTCTGCTTTACGTATACTAATTACTTTAAAGGTTTACGCGCCGAAGGGCAAGGAAGCATCCCCTACTTACTGCCTGCTTTAGTGAACAAGCTGTGAGCATGTAAATTATGGTACACTAGAGCATAGAATACGATTAAATTGAATATTCATTTTATATGTTTTTCACATGGAGGTGTCGAACTTGACCAACGTGCAAAAAGAGATTGATCGACGCAAGCTGGATGACAAACTACCTTCCATGCCTTGGTTCGTTCAGCAATTCATGGACTACAAGCTGCCTGACCTGTCCCCCTCTACCCTGCTCGAATATCTGAGAGATTACGAAGCTTTCTTCGGATGGTTGCGAGCAGAAGGGCTGTCCGAGGCAAGCTCTAATAAAGAAGTTACCTTGACTGAACTGGAAGTCCTACGCATGGATTCGGTTACCGCCTATCGGTTATTTCTCACAACCAAACGGGAAGGAACCAATTCCAGAATTACCGTCTCTCGCAAACTCTCTTCCCTTCGATCCCTTTTCCATTACCTGAGCCAGATTGCGGAAGATGAAGACTTTTATCCTCTGCTGAAGCGGAACATTATGGCCAAAATCGAGATCAAGCGTACCCATAAACCCAAGGATACCGCTGCCAAACTCAAAGGTAAAATTCTGGAGGAAGAGGAACTGCTTGAATTTATCGGCTATATTCTTGAAGGTTACGCTGTTGATATGGAGAAGAACAAACAGGCACTGTATTCCCATGAGCTCAACAAAGAACGGGACGCCTGCATTGCCAGCCTGATCCTCAATTCAGGTTTACGGGTGTCGGAAGTTGTCAACCTGAACGTCGATGATCTCGATCTGAACAACAAACTCCTGTATGTTTATCGCAAAGGTAACAATGATGAGACGTACAAAACCCCCGTTTATTTCAGGGAACAGGCCAAGGACGAACTTGCGACTTATATGAACCTGCGGCAATCACGTTACCGTACGCCCAAGCGGGAGAAAGGTCTGTTCATTGCTTTGCGCAACGGAGATTCGGAAGGCAGCCGAATGACCAAAAGAGCGATCCAGGCCATGATTATGAAATACGCCAAACGTTTTGGCAAACCATTCTTGACCGTGCACAAATTACGCCATTCATTCGCAACCGACTATTATCTGCAAAATGATATTTACAAAACGAAGGAGCAGCTTGGACACGCTTCTACAGAAACGACCGAGATCTATGCTCACCTTACTGATAAAACGATGTCCGAAGCCATCGAACGTCGTACAGAAGATGGGATGTAACATCCCGAACATAATAAAAGCAGCAAGCCGTATCAAGGATTTCGATCCGAGAAAGGTCTGCTGCTTTCTGTTTTTTTGCATCATTCAAGGAGAAGAGCACAAGCAGAAATAATTTAGTTTACATAATAAAAATTACGTTATATCCAAAGGCGATCAATCATACTCTCTGTACATTCAATCATATCCAGCGATTATAATATCCCACTTCTTGACGTTTCTACGATTCGACTTCACCATTCTGCCTACACTCGCTCTCAACCATCGCTAACAACGCTTTGGCTAGATCCTCCGTTTCATGAACCGAGTACCATTTTATATCTCTGCTTACGGTGCTCCGCTCTATAAA
Coding sequences:
- a CDS encoding aldo/keto reductase; its protein translation is METRKYGNTGMNVSTLGFGGAEIGKNVSKTDVATLLNSALDAGLNVIDTAECYGDSEELIGEVLSHRRDDYYLFTKCGHAAGIEGPDWDAKVLEQTIERSLKRLKTDYVDVIHLHSCSEEVLRQGAVIEVLQRAKETGKTRFIGYSGDTTDALYAIQTGVFDSLETSLNIADQEAIDLTLPEARKRNMGVMAKRPIANAAWTYETLSEEAYPFIYWKRLSELNYGFLGEDAQAAVETALRFTLSTEGVDTAIVGTAKPNRWQQNADLVAKGTLPQEIYDEIRTRWKEIAGTDWTGRT
- a CDS encoding GNAT family N-acetyltransferase, whose translation is MNMKIELVPRERSQVIRHLMQFYLYDFTKYLNIDVDSNGIFPEYPGLEAFWAEEDRKFPFLITSDGAPAGFALVEKLEPGSKDNDYYLTEFFVMQKYRRSGLGTRAAYELFRRFPGRWKVTQVRNNVIAQAFWRKIIGDYTGGRFREKFHPELGNPSQYFVT
- the xerS gene encoding tyrosine recombinase XerS; the protein is MEVSNLTNVQKEIDRRKLDDKLPSMPWFVQQFMDYKLPDLSPSTLLEYLRDYEAFFGWLRAEGLSEASSNKEVTLTELEVLRMDSVTAYRLFLTTKREGTNSRITVSRKLSSLRSLFHYLSQIAEDEDFYPLLKRNIMAKIEIKRTHKPKDTAAKLKGKILEEEELLEFIGYILEGYAVDMEKNKQALYSHELNKERDACIASLILNSGLRVSEVVNLNVDDLDLNNKLLYVYRKGNNDETYKTPVYFREQAKDELATYMNLRQSRYRTPKREKGLFIALRNGDSEGSRMTKRAIQAMIMKYAKRFGKPFLTVHKLRHSFATDYYLQNDIYKTKEQLGHASTETTEIYAHLTDKTMSEAIERRTEDGM
- a CDS encoding SDR family NAD(P)-dependent oxidoreductase gives rise to the protein MNVPTFHLDGQTALVTGAGRGIGKAVAIGLAQSGSDVVLVSRTMKEIEETAAYIYEQTGRKALALTADVTSKEQLEETFQEAISEMGSLDILVNNAGMNIRTPALEVTDEQWETIMQTNLKSAFFASQLAGQHMKERGTGKIINISSVGGHTALRTGVVYGATKAALIHMTKVLALEWGKYGIRVNSVGPWYFRTPLTEKLLDDPQYLQEIVSRTPLQRVGELEEVVGPVVFLASDAAGYITGQTLLVDGGMSIYGF